In Raphanus sativus cultivar WK10039 chromosome 5, ASM80110v3, whole genome shotgun sequence, the following proteins share a genomic window:
- the LOC108857096 gene encoding mRNA cap guanine-N7 methyltransferase 1: MKRGYSQSPSSSTPPPSSRFKSNPEGDSQFLEDDSTKNFARKVADHYSRRTNQTLEEREASPIIHLKKLNNWIKSVLIQLYARPDDAVLDLACGKGGDLIKWDKARIGYYVGIDIAEGSIEDCRTRYNGDADHHQRRKKFSFPSRLLCGDCFEVQLDKILEEDAPFDICSCQFAMHYSWTTEARARRALANVSALLRPGGVFIGTMPDANVIIKKLREAEGLEIGNSVYWIRFGEEHSQKKFKSSSPFGIEYVFHLEDAVDCPEWIVPFNVFKSLAEEYDLELVFVKNSHEFVHEYMKKPEFVELMRRLGALGDGNQDQSTLSADEWEAAYLYLSFVLRKRGESDGAQRRGGRRKNGKMNLSKDDVLYIDN, encoded by the exons ATGAAAAGAGGATACTCCCAATCTCCTTCAAGCTCtactcctcctccttcttccaGATTCAAATCAAACCCCGAAG GTGATTCTCAGTTTCTGGAAGATGATTCCACAAAGAACTTTGCACGCAAAGTTGCTGATCATTACAGTCGAAGAACAAACCAAACTCTGGAAGAGAGAGAAGCTAGTCCCATCATTCATCTCAAGAAACTCAACAATTGG ATCAAAAGTGTGTTGATCCAGCTCTATGCTCGTCCTGACGACGCTGTTCTAGACCTCGCCTGTGGGAAG GGTGGTGATTTGATCAAGTGGGACAAGGCAAGGATTGGTTACTATGTTGGAATCGATATAGCTGAAGGCTCG ATTGAAGATTGTCGGACGCGTTATAATGGTGACGCAGACCATCACCAACGTCGTAAGAAGTTCAGCTTTCCCTCCCGTTTATTATGTGGCGATTGTTTCGAG GTACAACTAGACAAGATTCTTGAAGAGGATGCCCCTTTTGATATCTGCAGTTGCCag TTTGCTATGCATTACTCCTGGACTACTGAGGCACGTGCACGGCGAGCTTTGGCGAATGTCTCAGCTCTTCTTCGTCCCGGTGGCGTCTTTATAGGAACAATGCCAGATGCCAATGTCATTATCAAAAAACTCAGAGAAG CTGAAGGTTTGGAGATTGGTAATAGTGTATACTGGATTCGTTTTGGTGAAGAGCATTCCCAAAAG AAGTTCAAATCTAGCAGCCCCTTTGGTATTGAATACGTATTTCATCTCGAG GATGCTGTTGATTGTCCGGAATGGATTGTGCCCTTTAACGTCTTCAAGTCTTTAGCCGAAGAG TATGATTTAGAGTTGGTGTTTGTGAAGAACTCACACGAGTTTGTCCATGAGTATATGAAGAAACCTGAGTTTGTAGAACTCATGAGAAGGCTTGGTGCTCTGGGTGATGGTAACCAAGATCAGA GCACATTATCAGCAGATGAATGGGAAGCTGCATATCTGTACCTCTCTTTTGTCCTAAGAAAG agAGGAGAATCTGATGGAGCTCAAAGGAGAGGAGGGAGGAGGAAGAATGGCAAAATGAACTTATCGAAAGACGATGTTTTGTATATCGACAACTGA
- the LOC108858142 gene encoding uncharacterized protein LOC108858142 produces the protein MATREFEDMPSCSQVKIRNFLRHELELESSSLAPYWDRVAVLKSEIGKAFKEEEDFWAQKSRDKWLLVGDYNTSFFHASVKSSRQRNQLSKLINEDGSEALTTSEMGRTATQYFEKLFTSTQPTEIMGFFEGLSSRVTTNMNQKLIREVGDDEIRAAVFSIKASSAPGNDGMNGLFFQEYWGIVGEEVTKEIKAFFVSGGFPLEWNLTQICLILKITNPTLMVDLRPISLCSVMYKIVAKVLVARLKPLLEQVVSPTQSAFVPERLISDNIIIAHEMIHGLRTHDRISKEFIAIKTDMSTAYDRIEWSYLEGLLTALGFHAQFRGWIMQCVRSVSYTVLINGEEQGKVLPSRGLRQGVPLSPFLFDLCTEGLSHRLNEAERRGEITGISFSEDGPAIHHLFFADDSLLLLRANAEECTAVCKILKWYEEVSGQVISLAKSAITFGRQVSEDMKVMIKNITGITNEGGTGKYLGLLECFSGSKVDMLQYIHEQMTSRFHGWYAFFLSTGGKEVLLKSVAMAMPVYAMSVFKLPKSTCKSLTCAMANFWWNAQEGKNKMHWVSWDRMCLDKKDGGLGFKDLGKFNQALLAKQGWRLLMEPESLCARVVRSRYYPNGVFLDATIGYRPSYAWRSVLFGRELLVKGLRHSVGSGEKMNVWTDKWLFVDQPRAPMRKQILFDLDLRVCDLINPQNRAWDRGKLEELFFPSDIELILKMKPAVGMEDSYEWVHNRWGAYSVKSGYWLACRLDVSVLRVSAKCKPSLNDLISQVWKVNTAPKLKIFMWKALSNALAVTDECRTRGMDVDPRCQRCGEEGESINHVLFTCPAARLIWATSGFPFPPRGFENRSLHENFSYLMDIRRDNRVPKSLSCSFPWILWMIWKNKNAFMFEGKEYEAEETVAKCFEDSKRWTEALEREECDKRNKVIGANRDNKVNGDGETMLHSRRAFNGVESLVEARRLGMIWTIESMTHHRLQNVTFEVEAYELVGVVNRPKAWPAFRAYGLEIRNVLSMIAGWEICSVKREANKAAFLIARSVTKERRLQSYVAQGSPTWLRSLLAEEGTRSGRS, from the exons ATGGCTACTAGAGAATTTGAAGATATGCCGAGCTGTTCTCAAGTGAAGAT AAGGAATTTCCTTAGACATGAGTTGGAACTTGAATCTTCGTCTTTAGCGCCGTATTGGGATCGAGTTGCTGTTTTGAAGTCAGAGATTGGTAAAGCCttcaaagaagaagaggacTTTTGGGCACAGAAGAGTCGAGATAAATGGTTGTTGGTTGGTGATTACAACACAAGTTTTTTTCACGCCTCTGTTAAGTCTAGCAGACAACGGAACCAACTATCTAAGCTTATCAATGAGGATGGTAGTGAGGCTTTGACGACCTCTGAGATGGGGAGAACTGCAACACAGTACTTTGAGAAGCTTTTCACATCGACACAGCCTACTGAGATCATGGGATTTTTCGAAGGGCTCTCATCTAGAGTCACTACGAATATGAATCAAAAACTGATTAGAGAAGTTGGTGATGATGAAATCAGAGCTGCAGTCTTCTCTATCAAAGCGTCAAGCGCACCAGGCAATGATGGTATGAATGGGCTTTTCTTTCAAGAATATTGGGGCATTGTTGGTGAGGAAGTGACGAAAGAGATCAAGGCTTTTTTCGTTTCTGGTGGCTTTCCTTTAGAGTGGAACTTGACACAAATCTGCCTAATACTAAAGATAACTAATCCGACCTTGATGGTGGACCTGAGGCCGATTAGTCTCTGTTCTGTAATGTACAAGATTGTGGCAAAGGTCTTGGTAGCTCGTCTTAAACCTTTACTGGAACAGGTGGTTTCACCGACACAATCTGCGTTTGTACCTGAAAGGTTAATCTCTGACAATATTATTATTGCTCATGAGATGATACATGGATTGAGAACTCATGATAGGATCTCAAAAGAGTTTATAGCCATCAAGACTGATATGTCTACAGCGTATGATCGCATTGAGTGGTCTTATTTGGAAGGTCTGTTAACAGCATTGGGTTTTCATGCTCAGTTCAGAGGGTGGATTATGCAATGTGTTCGGTCTGTCTCTTACACGGTTCTTATTAATGGAGAAGAACAGGGGAAGGTTTTGCCAAGTAGAGGTCTTAGGCAAGGGGTTCCTCTCTCCCCTTTCCTGTTTGATCTGTGCACAGAAGGTTTATCACATCGCTTGAATGAGGCTGAAAGAAGAGGAGAGATAACGGGTATTAGCTTCTCGGAGGATGGGCCTGCCATTCATCATTTGTTTTTTGCCGACGATTCCTTGCTGTTACTAAGAGCGAATGCAGAGGAGTGTACTGCTGTATGCAAGATCCTGAAGTGGTATGAGGAAGTCTCTGGTCAGGTGATAAGTTTGGCCAAATCGGCTATAACTTTTGGTCGACAGGTCAGTGAGGATATGAAAGTGATGATCAAAAACATCACAGGAATCACTAATGAAGGAGGAACCGGAAAATACTTGGGTTTGCTAGAATGTTTCAGTGGCTCCAAGGTTGATATGCTGCAGTATATTCATGAGCAGATGACCTCTCGTTTCCATGGATGGTATGCATTCTTCTTATCAACTGGTGGGAAAGAGGTGCTACTAAAATCAGTTGCAATGGCCATGCCAGTCTATGCGATGTCAGTCTTCAAATTACCCAAGTCTACTTGTAAAAGCCTAACGTGTGCAATGGCCAATTTTTGGTGGAATGCACAAGAGGGGAAGAACAAAATGCATTGGGTCTCTTGGGACCGGATGTGTCTTGATAAGAAGGATGGTGGTTTGGGTTTCAAAGATCTAGGAAAATTTAACCAGGCACTTTTGGCTAAACAAGGCTGGAGGTTGCTTATGGAACCTGAGTCTCTTTGTGCACGTGTAGTGAGGAGCAGATATTACCCAAATGGTGTTTTTTTAGATGCTACAATAGGATATAGGCCATCCTATGCTTGGAGGAGTGTTCTGTTTGGTAGAGAGTTACTGGTGAAGGGACTTCGTCACAGTGTAGGCTCGGGGGAGAAGATGAATGTATGGACTGATAAGTGGTTGTTTGTGGACCAACCCAGAGCTCCGATGAGAAAACAAATACTCTTCGATCTTGACTTGAGAGTTTGTGATCTTATAAACCCTCAAAACAGAGCTTGGGACCGAGGAAAATTGGAGGAGTTGTTTTTCCCGAGTGATATTGAGCTAATATTAAAGATGAAGCCTGCAGTTGGTATGGAAGATTCATATGAATGGGTCCATAATAGATGGGGAGCTTACTCTGTCAAATCTGGTTATTGGCTTGCTTGTCGTCTAGATGTATCTGTGCTTCGTGTTTCTGCTAAGTGCAAGCCTTCTCTAAATGATTTGATAAGTCAGGTATGGAAGGTGAACACGGCTCCAAAGCTAAAGATTTTCATGTGGAAGGCTCTTTCAAATGCCTTAGCCGTCACGGATGAGTGTAGGACGAGAGGGATGGATGTGGATCCTCGATGTCAGAGGTGTGGGGAGGAAGGTGAATCCATTAACCATGTACTCTTTACTTGTCCTGCAGCTCGTTTGATATGGGCGACATCAGGCTTTCCTTTTCCTCCACGAGGTTTTGAAAACAGATCTTTACATGAGAACTTTAGCTATTTGATGGACATTCGAAGAGATAACAGAGTTCCCAAATCTCTAAGTTGTAGCTTCCCGTGGATTCTATGGATGatatggaaaaataaaaatgctttTATGTTTGAAGGGAAAGAATATGAGGCAGAGGAGACTGTTGCAAAGTGTTTTGAGGATTCAAAGCGATGGACTGAAGCTTTGGAAAGGGAAGAGTGtgacaaaagaaacaaagttaTTGGGGCTAACAGAGATAATAAGGT AAACGGTGACGGGGAGACGATGCTACATAGTAGACGTGCTTTTAATGGAGTTGAGTCTTTGGTGGAGGCCAGACGTCTGGGGATGATATGGACGATAGAGAGTATGACGCACCACAGACTACAGAATGTGACTTTTGAAGTGGAGGCTTATGAGTTGGTAGGGGTGGTGAATAGACCAAAGGCATGGCCTGCTTTTCGAGCATATGGTTTGGAGATAAGGAATGTCTTGAGCATGATTGCTGGGTGGGAGATTTGTTCTGTCAAGAGAGAAGCAAATAAGGCGGCTTTTTTGATTGCAAGGAGTGTGACTAAAGAGAGAAGATTGCAGTCATATGTCGCACAAGGTAGTCCTACTTGGTTGAGAAGTTTACTTGCGGAGGAAGGCACGAGGTCTGGGAGGTCGTAG
- the LOC108856797 gene encoding organic cation/carnitine transporter 4, translating into MESNNVRQPLLDTPAKKAADEVERLCIDDMLQRYCGEFGRWQMKHFVLTCLAWALEAFHTMVMIFADQEPNWRCVGSDCPVGSSNCDMDPGLWEWSEGKGSSTVSEWGLVCGEKYKIGLVQALFFAGCMIGAGVFGHLSDSKLGRKGSLTVVCIINAIFGIATAFSPSYWVYVALRFLTGFSTGGVGLTAFVLATEPVGPSKRGVAGMSTFYFFSAGIALLSGIAYVFRSWRELFIVSSLPSLFFLLIVIPFISESPRWYLVRGRVDEAMELMHTIAKTNGRHIPAGVTLALDDEEGNDGQRDDNVVEGSLKDVLQSPLTRIRLILAIAISFTVSIVYYGLSLNVGNLKTNLYLNVFLNAVTEMPAFAITAVLLDRYGRKPLTIGTQWFSCVFCIAGFVVGGVGPWKTVRMVSGVLGIFGMAGTYNLLFIYIAELFPTVVRNAALGCATQAAQMGAILAPFVVVLGEGLPFGVFAVCGLVGGGLAFYLPETLNKPMYDTMFGMHEAENNRGRDQVC; encoded by the exons ATGGAATCTAACAACGTCCGGCAACCGCTGCTGGATACTCCGGCTAAGAAAGCAGCCGACGAAGTGGAGAGATTATGCATAGACGATATGTTACAGAGATATTGCGGCGAGTTTGGTCGGTGGCAGATGAAGCACTTCGTGCTGACGTGTCTTGCCTGGGCACTAGAGGCGTTTCACACCATGGTGATGATATTCGCCGATCAAGAACCGAACTGGAGGTGTGTCGGGTCGGATTGTCCGGTCGGATCTTCGAATTGCGATATGGATCCGGGTTTATGGGAATGGTCAGAAGGCAAAGGAAGCTCCACGGTGTCGGAGTGGGGGCTGGTTTGCGGCGAGAAGTATAAGATCGGTCTGGTTCAAGCCCTCTTCTTCGCTGGATGCATGAtcg GTGCGGGAGTATTCGGACACCTGTCGGACTCGAAGCTAGGAAGAAAAGGCTCACTAACAGTTGTCTGCATCATCAACGCAATCTTTGGTATCGCGACCGCTTTCTCCCCAAGCTACTGGGTCTACGTGGCTCTCCGGTTCTTAACCGGTTTCAGCACCGGTGGTGTCGGTCTAACCGCTTTTGTACTAGCCACAGAACCGGTAGGACCAAGCAAACGCGGTGTAGCCGGAATGTCAACGTTCTACTTCTTCTCCGCCGGCATTGCGCTTCTCTCCGGCATTGCCTACGTTTTCAGGTCGTGGAGAGAGCTTTTTATAGTGTCGTCCTTACCGTCTCTCTTCTTCCTACTCATCGTCATCCCGTTTATCTCCGAGTCCCCGAGATGGTATCTCGTTAGAGGCAGAGTAGACGAGGCTATGGAGCTGATGCATACAATCGCCAAAACTAACGGCCGACATATTCCAGCTGGTGTCACTCTTGCTCTAGATGACGAGGAAGGCAACGATGGCCAGAGGGATGATAACGTGGTCGAAGGATCGCTTAAAGACGTTTTACAATCTCCTCTTACGCGGATACGACTTATCTTAGCCATTGCGATAAGCTTCACGGTCTCTATTGTATACTACGGACTAAGCCTCAACGTAGGCAACCTCAAGACCAATCTCTACCTCAACGTCTTCCTCAACGCCGTCACGGAGATGCCAGCGTTCGCCATTACAGCTGTTTTGTTAGACCGGTACGGGAGGAAACCGTTAACCATTGGGACACAGTGGTTCAGCTGCGTGTTCTGCATCGCCGGTTTCGTCGTAGGAGGTGTCGGTCCGTGGAAAACGGTTAGGATGGTTTCAGGTGTTTTGGGGATTTTTGGAATGGCGGGAACGTACAATCTCctgtttatatatatagctGAGCTGTTTCCTACGGTGGTGAGGAACGCTGCGCTGGGTTGCGCGACTCAAGCGGCTCAAATGGGAGCGATTCTTGCGCCGTTTGTGGTGGTTTTAGGAGAGGGTTTGCCGTTTGGTGTGTTTGCGGTTTGTGGGTTAGTGGGAGGTGGGCTTGCGTTTTACTTGCCGGAGACGTTGAACAAGCCCATGTATGATACAATGTTTGGGATGCACGAGGCGGAGAATAACAGAGGAAGAGATCAAGTGtgttaa